TATGACATACCTGCAATTTCTTGTGAAGTTGATCGAACCTTACAGCATTTTCCTCTTCGTTCTCATCAGCATCTGTGAAGTAATCTGATGGTGACAGGTGCAGAGACATGGATCGGAGTTGAGAACATgcacctgaaatcaaatgaaaatacatgttatattgtcggatgcattacatagtgacggatgtcaaACCTAGGTAAATTGTATTgggcatagattataaacttaatttgccattaatgttcagcaattcatgtgtctattaaaagtagacccttgaaagatattttcaaaatgttaaaatgtagtaaaattgtacatttcatatatgtaatagattgccaaagttatccatcactatgtcttgcgcaatTATTTTGAGAGCTCAACATCCGTCAGCATGTCTTTTACCGGTCTGACATATTACTGAGCAAGCGAACAGAATCGCTACTATAACCAGTCcagtaaaaaagttgacattcctttccttaaccctaacactgctagaccatacaaaaccatacagcacAAAGTGAAAACAAtgtttctcttcatcttctttcttccttccaaaGCGGGTGTTGGAGTTTTAATTAAGACTACAAAACAATATAGCAAGTAGGCCTCAACTAACCCTAACGCTACTAGACTATTCAAAACCAACTGCAAGaccatgcatgcatcccacatgactCGATTGCATAATCATGCCATGCTCCATATAAGAATGAAACCATTGCCTGGGCGACTGTCACATGTACGGCTTGTCATACCCTTTCTGCTGGTTGCACCCGAGGGGTCAGTGGGTCATTTTCTGGGCAAGGAAAAAACTTTTCTTTCTATTCAACTTCTTCCTTCCACTAATAGGCAAACAGCAGAGAGGGAGTTGGGGTTATTGTCTCATCAAATTGTTTCTTGTGTGTATTTTCTCTGTTATACATGTGTTTGTTtctgtttctttgttttgttttgctaatattttacCACATAATTCAGCATTTTTTAGGTTAGACAACCTTGCACTTTTTAACCACATAATTTGTTGGAGTCTGTTGAAATTGAGCAAGCATACAACATTCTGTACTTTGTTTTTGTTAATTTATCCCATTCTAACTTACCATTAAATTGCAAAATAGATTTTGTAGTAACTGGAGTGTGTCTGAAGATGAAAACTTGCAAACCACGAAGTCCACTCTTGGTCATCGCTATGGCAACAGGCTCAGACACCTTTATCATGTGGTTGAGTTCGAAAACTTGCAGTTTGGGACAATTCTTTGCTGTATTCAAAGAAAGCATTTAGTTAAAAGTAAAATACTACCATGTTATAAGGCAGTGACTCAAGCCCGGATATTCGGGTACCCGCCCGTTTTTCCCTACCCAGATACAAATTCCATTTACGGAttacccgaattaaaaaaaattaaaaattcttttaatgatttcaaaatgcattgaatttgtatccattttgatatcattaatagagtatgacatgagtacaaatttattcaaaacattttttttttgaataagtcAACCCTGAATGATCCCAGCATTTAGCTATAGGTAACTGAATAAAATATATACAGATTGCaatgcaaaacaattaaggagccAGTTATTTTGTAAACCAGGtacatgtatatcctaaacaaagactgaTACATCATAGTTACATCCAGCAGCCAATAGCAATACATGTAAGACCTCAATCGTTAAAAtggttcaagaaataaagacacgctGATCCAAAATCTTAGGGAAGATGCCAATTCAAAAATTGCACTTTGCTCCATTACATGCCATATTGATTATAACTTATGGCTGATCCCTGAAGTGAAAAACATGCACACAactcacacaccccaccccacacccccccacacacacacacccccactcgCGTAGGCAGGAAAACGAGGACCTCATTTTTCACTTGATTTAAAATATactaaccgaggactcacacatACCGTGAACCTCACTCACACACACCAGACCACTTACTATCCAGCCGTGGCCCGTCCTATACCACCCATAGGTGGAcccgttttaaatgcatttttacgttatttgcgaTGTCCTGGATATACTTAAAAGACAGAGGACGTCCACGGTCACCGGGTGTCCTCATTTGTCATGTGTGTatccttgtgtgtgtcctcgtttgcctggCTACGTAAACACACACTTCTCACCTATAGTGACTAGACCTTTTCCATCCACACCTTTACCACCTATACTAAGTGCTTTAAGCTGAGGCCAACATCTGCTGATCATCTGAGCACATCTGTTGTTGAACTTATATGGCTGATCactgaaaagaaacaataaatcaGTATTTAATTACAAAACGGTGATCAAAATTAAACTGGACAGTACTGACTAATATGTGATAGCAAATCATAGCATATCATAAGGTCCTTTACCCTAcaagcctgagtactacaaaacacTACAAACAACTTCACAGTGCATGCGTGCATCCGACATGATGTGATAACacatcaccctaagtgatatatgggTACAAATTCGATGGCCCGGGCAGCGTAAGACCCGTGGCTAGGTGTCGGCGGCCtactgcttggcatgcgaggggtctcagggTTGAATCCCACCTAGAGCCATgcaacaacttctttgttcattttgtctctttatttatcccttctttcccttccagtcgccaaaaagcccttcaggggttagggttaagtaacCACTATCGAAGCTCAATTATAGGCTTCCTTACGGATTAAGTATCACAATGGCAGATGTGTTATATTCTTACAAATGAAAATCAGGACAAAACTTGACGCTtcataggattttttttttattattatgaagATGCAGGTTTACTCCTTTCAATGTTTGGGTCTCAAGTATTTAAAAGTAAATGATTTCAAACTACTGGGGTGATACTCCTATAACCTTAGATTATTGAACTTCAGATCAGCACACCTTGGGCtgtgtgagaacaatggtaccactttctcaagtggTGCATTTACAAATAACTTTctattcatcacttattgacactattacagttaaaatccatacaccccctatggaagacatgatcttaatcttccacacagtgagtgtgttCTGGGCGTGCTTGAATTTGGCTGTCACCAGTACAGTATTCATCTGGCAATGTTGCTCATCTGAGCATAGATGGAACACTCAACTTGTCAGCGCTTATGCACAACTTCCGTTTGTGTACACTTGCGCTATTTTTTAGTTCACTAACACACTCCacttatagaggttgtgcatatgacgtatcataacGTAAATATgccagactactcaaatgcattcaacaaaagcatgactgcaatctaccgtgacagtttgtcagctcacacacataacaaatgcactacgatcaaataggttaatgacaacatttgattgaatggactgcaatgcgccatgattatggtgaaggacaccggttcaattcctttgtttggagccaatcaataatttcacacacAACCTCTATTGTCAACCCACATGGGCAACATGCATGCCTTAATTCACTTGAACATTTCCCTGTAATACAGAAGAGAATGATTAGATCGATCAATCAATGAATAAGTTACATTTATGTCATAACGCCCAGGGATGTAAGTGGCCTATTGTATTTTGGCCTGAACTCCCGAGCGCTTGCGCGAGACGTTCTTCAGGGGTCGGGGGTGCATCAcattcctcattttgactacaaTATGAACGATACGTACGTCAACCTGTTATAACTGTAGCGATCAAAATACCTATCAGATCGTCTTTATAGACTTTTATTCCAGTcgttttacttttttattttctacatttaattttttttttggggattcAACCGGATTTTTCCGTCACAAAGAAAACGTGCGCGGCCGGAAATTTTTGCAATTGCCGGAAGTCTTACATCCCTGAACGCCAAATTCATTTCAAAATCTTCAAATATGCTCATTAGCTCAAAAATTACTGCTGATAAGCATCCTGAAAATGACCTCACACACTttggtccgatttctcgaagcttggctagtggtcaggcttccaagCCAGAAGGCTAGcactaccaatgtggatccattttattgatttatctatcTAGGCGATGTATGATgtaaaattgtaagcactggtatatctgactaattgggcttaagcctaatggcttaggaagcctgaccactagccttGCTTCGAGAAACTGGCCCTTTAAGACTTACCATGGAAAGCCAGGAGGTAACTTCAGTGATTCAATCTGTCTGCATCCAGCCCCAACGGCCCAAATGACCTCATGACCTGCAGGGTCAGTTTGACTGACATAGGTCACACTGCATAGATTCATACAATAACAACTGGCTAACCACAGACACCTATGCATGGTGAAACAAAAACATATCATAATAGTACCGTAAATTACAGAACATAAGCTGCACCTTATATGTTGGGTGTTGATGGAGTTGCATTTAACAGGAAAATTTAAGAGGTTATATTGTGAGAATTCACACTGTCATGTAGAGGAAAATAGTGTACCCCAATTGTTTCACCAAGTagccaccttggtctggggcggacattttaaaaattaatttagaagagcagcaacgacatcacttgcattacattccagatgttaaatctacatcttatgcaaaatttgaggaaattcgcacgagtccgttttattttagggccatttgtctataactggtctttgcatgtagccctatggagagagtgcccgttgagggcgctataacccccattttaggaacaaaaaggtgatttaaaaaaaacggactcatgcgaattttctaaaattttcagagtatgtagtatgaacatgtagaaatataatcaagtagttgctctacctgctctcctccgaaaaaataaaaagtcctatatctcaatgataatgaaacctaggtgtagcCTACCTGGTAGACTTTTGATTCCTAGTGTGTGCATATCTGCAATCTGTGTGTTATGCACTATGCCAATATGTAATGCATATGTGTTAAGACACAAATTCTCATTCATTTTCAGGCCTTTGCCGAACTTACTTGAGGTAATTCAAAGATCAAAATTTTGAGATACAACCCGTCGAATGAGGCAAAAAAAAAGCATCTATGTtcgatcaaaagatcaaactaatttgtttccatTGCCTAATACTAGTCGGTTTTTTAGAATATAACTTTTCTTAATTTGACCAGGGCAACTGCTGCCACTTTCAACAGGCTTGATTGCATTAAAGTTGTCTGCAAGGCGTCATCTGCATTATGTTTAGTGGTGTGGACCCTTATGCACAGGGTTATTGCGAGTCCAGATTCTCACTATCGGAACTCTAAAAAGCTATTACATTATCAGTTTTTTGTAATAACGTATGATTGTATTCAAATTCTGTGGAACTGAAATACTCCATACTGAGCTTCACAATAGGCATCAAGGTACTTCACAGTAATGGGCTACTACAGTTAAAAACTATGGACGATATGACATGACCATAGTCTCCCagacagagggtgtagatttcaattgaaatcacccattcaggtaaccccattttaaattcacactccctgtgtgaggggtttaggtcatgtcttctgcagagggtgtatggatttcaactggaatatcccagtcTTACCTTTCAGTTAGTATGTTGTGACAACTATGAATGGTCAGTGAAATCAGGTGACTCCCAGATTTATGAAGCAGATACTCAAGACCACTTTCTAAACAGCCCCTGAAAAATAACATGATCAATAAAATATATTAGCCAAATACTGTAAAGGTTTCGCCTAATGACCAGCGGGACAGGCAATTTGCacagaactttttttccgcgcaatctccgcgcaaatggctatttttttcctataggcagcgatacatgatttgcactgaaaaagagttccgcgcaatctccgcgcaattggctttttttttccgcgcaaatcacttgtccctgctAATGACACACATGGGCTTCTATTCATGGGCaaatatgatgcgatcaagctaaatgagtctgatgtcgatcaaaatcaaagttcagtttttaatttcattacatgagccattctcatcGTTTTATTtggctgaaaaccccatcataattagacatTAGATTTCAGAggtatggccattttagtgttgctcagaacaataaaataataaaaaggaAGTTGAATATTATTAGTGGCtgtttctcaaaaattagagttactaattttattactttatacaaacattaggatatcatatactgaaaacaccaaaggtctagcatacttggttctaaagttattaaGTTTTGttttgtctattttcttatgtattttattgtttgtttgtttgtttgtttgtttgtttgtttgtttgtttttgctccatatttttgcctttatctcaatttcaaatttgccgcctttggcctccatggaccagatggcGTCACAAATTCAAAGGGtacaaataatttgaaaattcCCTTCCAGCAAAGTGCTTAAAGAAAACCCCGCTTAATTGCATAGCCTATTCATTTATCCAGAGTTACTTTCTGAATGCACATGATTGTACCTGAATTTAGTTTGTAATTTTGCTCTATATCTGTATATTAATTTCTTGTACTATTTTGTTAGTGTACTGTTTTGTagtaattcaaattcaaataaatattattacaattaatcatgacaataaatacaatcaaataaaaaaaggaaaaaagacccaatagaccttttcaaaatCGAAGCTGTCGTTTGTTTATGATGACCCAGTTTATAATAATATTCTGGGTCATCACACAACTGTTGGGTGCAGCACTTATACTAGTTGTGCTTTGTGTAATGTATGTCACTGATGAGTCCGTATGTGCGCTTTTGCATGCGtaaggatgcttgtgtatgcttTATGACGCTGTGTACGCAGACTACGCACCTGCTACATgtgcagggcctagatttcgacgaGAATCATAGAATCAATTCTCGTAATCATTCTTTTAAGATTCGGTTGcaagaataaaaaaataatcaacttctctcattgtatcatacagtaagtgcagtgactatgatggattttgattcttgcaaaccaagATGAAAACTAGGCCCTGCTAGTGACCTGGTTTTCCGAACAtttcaaatattaatttgaagGTCTGTACATCGGCTAGCCTGGAGGAGTAGCAACAAGACACAGTCACCAATAGGTGAGGCTCCTGCGCAACACTCACCTTGTATCTCGCTTATAGTCTTCTATGGTTTCTCTTGGACGTTGTTTCCGTGGCTTCAGATTATCTAGATACATCCATTCTATTTCTGTACACCAGGATGATATCGTTTGCAAAAACTGAAACAAATCAAAAGgtattttaaaattaatacaGTCAGGTTAATTCAAGCCGCACTTGCCAAAGATCGCcgaaatatgatgatgatgatgatgatgatgatgatgatgatgatgatgatgatggtgatgatgatgatggtgatggtgatggtgattgtgatgatgatgaagacgacgacgacgatgacgatgatgatgaatgaatttGTTCATTGATAAGCATGATAACATAAGTATCAAACTCAACTTTCTTTGTTGAAACATGACATGAAAGCAATATTACCTTTGAAGAAATCCTCTGGTTAGCCAGTCTCACAGTCCTCCACAACAATGGATGCCGACTTATCTGCTTCCAATCTTGACAAACGAGGGCACAGTTCAAAAGTGATTGTTGATCCAGATGACTGAATATACTTAAGAGTGCATTCTTATGGCTGCGAGTCATTGGCATTGCTGGCGATGGAATAGTCATGGCTGCTATGTAAAATTACATTTGATTCAAACTTAATGGTATACATTTATATTTTGGGAGAACTTTTatgttgggattaaaaaaacatgACCCTGCTAACTGAATTAGATTCAAAACTTATTTATTGCATAttcttaaaaataaaatagacctCTCTTGAATAATTGGcatatgtgctatatattttaTTGTACATTAAGCATAGGGCTGTCTTCATCCAGTTCTTTTTGGATATTGTTCATTGTTCTTCTTGAATTGAACTCACTAAACGTTTGGCGTGAAAAGGTTGGCACGCTACATGTATTTGCTGGCAAAAtgactgtacatgtatatttttgatgTGATATGGAAATAATAAGCCGAGTTGTTCCACATGCAATTACCtctgcagggactgtcttttggaatttgcaggagagcattaaatagctcttctggagccttcaaggagagctgtttagactATTTACAATAGAATGCAAGGAAataatggtcaactaaggagagctaaaaatcactctcctatatcagatttaaggagagcagtagagtgaTTGCCTGTGCGAGATTTATGAgcagagagagagatagaggtATAGAGATGACCTcactttaaatattaaaaaagagCAGCTACAATGATAGAGCCACCATCTACAACATACCACAAGTACAATCTATCTCTAGCTCTTACTACATACTGTTTACATAAACATACCTGGACGTTTAATTTTTGCATATCCACTGTGTACTGACACAGAGGGCGTATATGTCACATCAGTGAACGAATCATCTATATCCGACAACTCTGATACAGTTGTATAAGATTCGCCAGAGACCCTCCTACTGCTAGCTACAGAGTTTGGTCTACTATTAATCACAATTTCTGGCACATTCTGTGATGTCAATGTCACCCTTCTGTCATCATTTTCAGATACATATGTCAACCCTCTGTGGAATTCCTCCTGCATGGTTGGATTCTTTGGAATTCCATTTGGTAAAGTTCTCACTCTTATATCGCCATTTTCTCGAAAATTCACATGTTGTGTATTTGGTAAGGATGTCAACCCTGAAGCGTTACCATGGTTTTCAAGTTGAGATGCCTGTGTTTCAATTGTCATTGCAGATTGCTGTTTGCGATTTAACAAATCTTGAAATACTTCTTCAAGGTCTTTTAAATTCATTGCATCCGAAGTACTATTACTGCTATGAAAGTCTTCATCAATCGGAAGACGAGGATTTTGATCGGTAGCTCTCTTGAGGGTGCTTTGGTACGTGGACAAATCAGAGTGTGGTGTCTTTACATAGATTGCATTGTCATAAGCATCAATGCTACTTTTAGGCATGCTATTAGGATTAGCAGTATACTGTCTTTCAAGGGTCGTGCTTTCAAAAGGCACTTCAGTCTTTTGAATAATATCGTCTAAATCATCATCACTGTCATCATCAATAATGTTGAAATTAGGTAATTCTGATCCAGCATATGAAGGCAAGGTTGAAGACAAGGAGGCACGATTATTGAGTCTACTAGGCAAGATGGAGGACTGTTGCCACGGCAATGTATTATGATACAATGTGGGATTTGACTCCATAGTTTGATGGTGTCGAGGTTTTTCCTCTGTCCAGTTTTCAGAAGAACCATTATATGGATGATTTGCTTTTGAAGTCGATGTCCTGCTTGGACTTCTGGTATAATCTGATTGGTTCTCAGTTTGACCTGGGTTCAATATCACCTGCTGCAAATACTTATTTTGACGGAATGTCTTGCTTTGCTTTGATTTCTCTGCATTGCTGCTTTCCTGGTCTGTACTTTTTGGTCTGATATATCTAGTCTCTGGAGCAGTCTTTGACAAGAACCGGTTACCATTTTGTGAATCAACCTGGTTAGTCTCTGGCAAAGTTTGTGACAAGAGCTGTTTGACAAGCAATGGGGATAAATCTTGCATCTGATTAACGTGCGTAGGTTGCTCGCTGAGTTGAACGAGAAACTGCTGTAGTTGGTTCTGCTGATGCTGTAAGGTTTCTAGCTGTTGCTGTAGATTGTCAAGCTGTTCCTGACGGTGTTCCTGTTGCTGATTGGACCGTTCAGTGTGGTTAGGAATAGGTGTTGAGGTTTGGTGGGTGGAAGACATTTTCACTGGATGAGGATCTGGAGTTGTATTTTCTGTTGAAGGTTGTGGCAGCTGTTTGCCATTGGAAGGTGACCTGTAAATGTTGAGCAAAAACCAGTTTACTTTAAGTTATTCTTAATTatgtaaataataacaaaataactaGTATGATCTTTTTATCTGAGTGTTGGTTTTGTAGACAATaaatgaattccatacaccccatggaagatttcaaattatgtgacatgatgggggccaaagtcggcaaatttgtaactgagataaaggtaaaaatacggagtaaaaaaacaataaaatacataagaaaatagatatcaaaaaacttcataactttagaaccaagtatgctagacatttggtgttttcagtaaatgatagcctaacaattacagtaactcaattttcaaaaatgcctcctttggcccccatggaccagatcgtgtcacatataggcaCAATTCAAGTAACCcctatttgaaagtcacactccctgagtggcagattgaggtcatgtctacaataggggttgtatggatttcaactggaatagcccaatagccctAATAATTGAATATCTTGTTCAGTTGTTTAATTCAAAACttgcattttgacaaaactacagcacctaaagtcttgatttttacagGGTACATTAGTTTactaataaagtacattacaattttgtaaaaaaaaccataattttgaaaaatattgagggcatcctcctcagcaaatgttacaatatggctttaataatgaACAGGAAATTGACCAAAACACACAACAGTTAcagatctacaccccctgtgtgggagatttagggcaagacttctcacagggggggcAGCAGCCCCTttgcccccttggctacgccactggatgacAGAAACCAATTAACAAGTGATATGAACAAATGACGACAAATTTTTAGTTAATTCGTTgaggggaaaatgtatatctgcaAAAATGTTCCGGGCTTTGTGGGacaatttatattttgatttcaacattttttttctaCTTCAACTTGATTATTGCCATTTTGGTCTTCATAGACACTCACCTTTCCCCATGTCCTTGTGGAAGGTCTTGGTTACTCCATGCATCACCGCTCAATGAATGACTTCTGTTATGctacaaatttgagaaaaatgttaaaataaaaaatgttccaATCTTATTGtacaatattataatattgataAGTATCATACAGAAGGCTGACATTGAATGTGATACTTTGGACTACCTTCTTTATTTGCAAAtgaacatttacaaaaaaaatattttgacattctCAATGTTAACATTGCAGATAATAGTCTTCAAACGCTCTCTTGTACTACATGTACAGCCAGCTGATCTCCCCTGTTGCTGGCGGGCATACTGGTATACTACTTGAGCTTTCTTACGGACGGTAACTGTCTGATTTGAATCTACGCCAGCCGAACATCTTGTTAAACTTGCCCTAGCTCTATATGTAAATGATATACCTCAAAACAAAAATGTACGCTACAATCTCAGTACTTTCATATTTAGCCAATAGCATCTCATTATTTTCTATATGTGGTATTCTATATtcatgttaaccccatgagacctacctgcctattggtcaaaaagaagttttcattatcaattggaccaatcagcaacattgttagaaaaaattcaccacacaaaaaaatggggtgaattatttgcaaagctccattctgattggtgattaaaatgaagatatcatgtaattgaccaatcatgatagTGCGGAGGTAAGGAAATCTGGAATCACAGAGATTTTTCATGGTAAAACATCTCCACTTCACAGTATCTAAGCCTTAAGTATCCTACCTTCACACGGTATCTCTCTACAGATGACCCAGGAGATTCATAAGTCCTTGATGATGAGGTTCCAGGCCTAGATTGGTGTAGTACCTCCATCTCTGCATGTTCTGCTCTATCTACCAGGTTATCCAAGTGTATCTTCAATGACTCCCTAGCTGTCATCTGTTTGGTATCAATGTCCTCCAGGAATTGACTTAATTCCAACAACTTTCTGTTCACATATGAAGACAACAAAATTGGCAATAATTGAACAAAAAAGTGTTTTTGTCGAAGACTAATGGTTCTAACATCTCATGATCTTAAATAAAAAGATCAACCTTATCATTTTCCTGGGAGATGCTGAAAACTACTAGTATTAATGTCAATTTTATGTAAAAACTtctgtatttttttaaagttgtattttgtcaattctgctgtattttgtcaattttgtcaaactccctccctcctcacttttcaAAAAAAGGTGGGGacatgaaatgaattttaaaacttaattttatgAGGTCTTATAGAAAAGTTCTCTTAGGCAAAAGAACCAAATTAGTTCCAATCTTTCGATCTACCTTAAATGCTTGGTCAATTCTAATTCATTGACTATTGACAATTGTGACACCATTTGTATCTTTGTGTAATGATATTGACCAGTACAACTTTACCATAAATTCTGtcaattagttgatagttcattaataccaagcatcgaagcagcattaaCAATCGAtccaaatatataaaaaaaattaaaatgggttGTGACACCTTACCTTTCATCCTGTTTGATCTCTTTGTGCTGTTCTTTCAGTTGAGATTTCAATGCAGCTATCTCCATTGAATGACTCTCAACTGTATGACTTAAATCTTTGGTCTCCTCTTGTGCTTTCACCTTTTCAACTTGTATTTCCTGCAGCAAAACAAATTACACAATATAAGACCCATCATATAAAACACAGCATAGATGTATAGTCTTTGAAAAATTAGTTCGTTCCTTTTATAACCAAGTagttatagaactgctttttcaCTTTAAAATGAGATTCAGTTCATGTCATCAGATGTATGtgtctgatccaatcagaccaaagccGGGGACCAAAGTTGACAATAATGATGTTGATATGCAAAAATAAGTAAACAAATGCAATTAGGCGGTCATCTACCttagcacagtattttttgtgggacctgagagcacaccagacacaccaaattgcattcagaatacaaGAAATGTCCt
Above is a genomic segment from Amphiura filiformis chromosome 10, Afil_fr2py, whole genome shotgun sequence containing:
- the LOC140162651 gene encoding uncharacterized protein → MTDYRALPYRCPKCFHKNFFPDITTLRTHLELDHSYVHLSIPLSSVAMVTSSPRSHSSMSNLSMVSTVEGKKKGFKDQARELEKQLFIAAGKDAPYTPRHGNTSWPHNSTVSHASVLDALLRPSEDTRHAYKELDQGAADEVHRLKQELMDKDQDLAKASLYLQEIQVEKVKAQEETKDLSHTVESHSMEIAALKSQLKEQHKEIKQDERKLLELSQFLEDIDTKQMTARESLKIHLDNLVDRAEHAEMEVLHQSRPGTSSSRTYESPGSSVERYRVKHNRSHSLSGDAWSNQDLPQGHGERSPSNGKQLPQPSTENTTPDPHPVKMSSTHQTSTPIPNHTERSNQQQEHRQEQLDNLQQQLETLQHQQNQLQQFLVQLSEQPTHVNQMQDLSPLLVKQLLSQTLPETNQVDSQNGNRFLSKTAPETRYIRPKSTDQESSNAEKSKQSKTFRQNKYLQQVILNPGQTENQSDYTRSPSRTSTSKANHPYNGSSENWTEEKPRHHQTMESNPTLYHNTLPWQQSSILPSRLNNRASLSSTLPSYAGSELPNFNIIDDDSDDDLDDIIQKTEVPFESTTLERQYTANPNSMPKSSIDAYDNAIYVKTPHSDLSTYQSTLKRATDQNPRLPIDEDFHSSNSTSDAMNLKDLEEVFQDLLNRKQQSAMTIETQASQLENHGNASGLTSLPNTQHVNFRENGDIRVRTLPNGIPKNPTMQEEFHRGLTYVSENDDRRVTLTSQNVPEIVINSRPNSVASSRRVSGESYTTVSELSDIDDSFTDVTYTPSVSVHSGYAKIKRPAMTIPSPAMPMTRSHKNALLSIFSHLDQQSLLNCALVCQDWKQISRHPLLWRTVRLANQRISSKFLQTISSWCTEIEWMYLDNLKPRKQRPRETIEDYKRDTRGCLESGLEYLLHKSGSHLISLTIHSCHNILTERCLWLASCYCMNLCSVTYVSQTDPAGHEVIWAVGAGCRQIESLKLPPGFPCDQPYKFNNRCAQMISRCWPQLKALSIGGKGVDGKGLVTIAKNCPKLQVFELNHMIKVSEPVAIAMTKSGLRGLQVFIFRHTPVTTKSILQFNGACSQLRSMSLHLSPSDYFTDADENEEENAVRFDQLHKKLQVLAKRPGLRDVLHLYITTPS